AAGCAGGGGACTTAAATATGCTGAGTAGCAACATATTACTTGGAGACAAAATCCCAGACTTCATCTTCTTTCACTTTAACCTCATCTAAATCTTCTTTTTTAAGTATAAATTATCATAGAACAATATGTCAGCAGTTGAAGAAAACCATGTTAAATATGAGGATCAAATAGACATATAGATGGTTCACAAAGAGAGCTTTCAAGACATGGTGGCTGCTGAGAAAACTTAGGCCAAAAAAATCCACCAAACAGTGGTAACACTAATTCTCTCGATCTCTAAGTCACTGTCAGTATTCTTTATCATGGGTCCTAGATAGAAATGGCTTTGCTAATGCTCCCAGAAAAAATTACCTGAATTATGTATATTTTAGAGCACCCTTGACATCGCATGGATTTGTTTGTTTCCTTGTTTGGTCCAGGGTGAACAGGTTTGCTTGATTAGCAGCTTATTTTGTTGGTTGTGGCAAAGTTTTGCATGTTGCTCCTCACTCTAAGAAAATATAAGCATGCTAACTTTGAGAGCATTATCCCCTGCATATCCATGCAAGGGAAAGCAGATCTTTATGTCACAAACCTCTATCCATAGAGGGATCTTTAAGATTGCAAGGCATTCAAAAGTTCAAGGACATAACCTCTTGGAGAGAGGAGATGCAATTCTTACCATCAACTcctatatatatgtctatataaaaTCTGGAGTAGCAAGTGGCAACATGTCAAAAATATTGAAGATGATTTTATTGCTGCTGTAAATAAGGCGCATGAACTTGTCTTTAGTTTTCTCCACCTTGACCCTCTTAGAGGGAAGACTATCAAGCTGACAGGGCAACCCAAAAGCAGAAACCTCCAAATGACACAAGCTTTGTTTCAGTTCCCATTTGCTGTAAAAGATGCTTGCTTTTTTAGCTCATACTACATGTTCGCCATTATTCAATGAGTTTCCTATGCTAAGCTGGTGTTAGTTGTTTGAAATGGCCAAATGACACTGGCTATTCATTAAGCTGAATGGAGATGGATCAGCAATTATTCCATAAGAAGACTCTGAATGCAGATATCTGGAATATACTTATTTAGCCTTTCCATTCTAGCTTCcacaataaaatattaaaatttagtaGGCATTTACTTGTATACTAGTTGTTTTTCCACAATGAGTAATGCCTTTATTTTGACAGTCTGAAGTTGCAGCTCTTGGCATGATGGCTGATTCTGCTGTAGCAGGATTAGCAGCTACACTTGGTTCTGTTACATTGGAAACAACTGCATCTGGAATAGGTGGCAGTGATGTTGCTTCAACAACTGCTGGTGGTGTTGCTGCTGCTGCCAGCCCTGCAAAATCAGGCCTCGAAGCAGCTGCTTCAATGGGTGGAAGCTTTTTTGAAACTCTTATATCATCAGATTTTTATAAGAATACAAAGGTTGCTTCCCTTTCGATTTGGTATAAGATAAATTATTGTTTTAATACTTGGTGTTGCTTTTACCTCTTGCTTTGTGACAATTAATAATTTTATACAGGTTCGAGACATCTCAGGGTCCTTCCGCTGGGCACCATTTCTTGCATTGCAGAAGTCTGACTCACTCCTAACCATGCTGTTGCTGCTATCCAAGTACCGAATGAAGAGCCTTCCTGTGGTTGATCTGGGCGAAGGAAGGATTGAGAACATCATCACACAGTCTGCAGTCGTTCACATGCTGGCAGAATGTGTTGGACTTCATTGGTTTGAAAATTGGGGAACCAAGAAACTTTATGAGCTGGGCCTCCCTATCATGAAGCCTGATAGGCTTATCAAGGTTCTTTACTGCTAGTCAGTTTCATCCATCCATATAGTTGACTTATTGAGTCATCTGTTTGAACAACGAAGCATAGATGATTGCATTTACAAATTTCAGTTCAGGAATCTAGGTTATTCGATCTTGCTCCATCTGATTTCTACAAAAAATCTTGATGAGATTTAGAAAGAGAACTTTTGGATCCTCatagaaagattatgatataaaaatatgagCTGAGCACGACCCTGATAGCTCTGGTTGTCTTCAGTCTCTAATGTGAATGTTGGAGAACTTAGTAACTAGGTCTTCAAGGTGAGGAAAATAGAACATGCATCAGGCCTTGTCCCAATTCTAAGGTTGGCTTCTTGAATCTTCATCACCACTTATTATCAAAATCATCCTCATATTTTGTTGCAAATGCCTGCATCATCTAGTTGCTTCACTTTTTTCTTGCGACCACTTTTATGATTCCTTTATGTGCTCATTGCCCCGCCTGTATAATTTTAATTTACCATGCTTCATGCTTTCTCATTGCTGCCTCATTCATGTACTTGGCCCCTTTAATTGCAAAATTCTGAAGCTACAAAACATTTCTGACCTTGttact
Above is a genomic segment from Elaeis guineensis isolate ETL-2024a chromosome 1, EG11, whole genome shotgun sequence containing:
- the LOC105032440 gene encoding SNF1-related protein kinase regulatory subunit gamma-1 isoform X2: MMADSAVAGLAATLGSVTLETTASGIGGSDVASTTAGGVAAAASPAKSGLEAAASMGGSFFETLISSDFYKNTKVRDISGSFRWAPFLALQKSDSLLTMLLLLSKYRMKSLPVVDLGEGRIENIITQSAVVHMLAECVGLHWFENWGTKKLYELGLPIMKPDRLIKVNEEEPVLKAFQLMRKKGIGGLPVVDGRGKKAIGNISIRDVQYLLTAPEIYKDYRSITAKNFLTAVRNYLEEHQEASAMLRGVITCKRDDALKDIILRLDSEKIHRIYVVDEKENLEGVITLRDIISKLVHEPYNYFGDFFDGVVPLPQNSRV